DNA sequence from the Fuscovulum ytuae genome:
GCTGGCGACGTCCGGCTGATCGAGACGCTGCTTTGGGACGGGGCGCGGTTCCCCCGGCTGCCGCTGCATCTGGCGCGGCTGGCGGCGGGGGCGGGGGAATTGGGCTTTGCCTGCGACCGTGGGGCGGTGGTGGCCGCCTTGCGCGACGCGGTGGAAGAGCAGCGGTCAATGCGGGTGCGGCTGACGCTGGGTTGGCGGGGCGATGTGGAGGTCACGGTGGCCGACCTTCCGCCCGCCAAGGCAGAATGGCGGGTCGGGTTGGCGTCTGAGCGGCTGTCATCGTCCGACCCATGGTTGCGGGTCAAGACCACGCAGCGCGCGGCCTATGACGCGGCGCGGGCCAGACTGACTGCGGGGCTGGACGAGGTGGTGTTCCTGAACGAACGGGGCGAGGTTTGCGACGGCACGATCACCACGGTCTTTTTCGACCGGGGGCAGGGGATGCGGACGCCGCCCCTGTCATCGGGGCTTTTGCCAGGGGTTTTGCGCGCCGAGATGGCGGTGCCGGAAGAGATGCTGATGGCCGATGATCTGCCACGGGTGCGGCTATGGGTCGGCAACGCGCTGCGGGGGTTGATCCCTGCGGTCTGGGTGGGGACCTAAGCGGAGCGGCCTGCGCCGCAAGCCTTTTGGCGTCGGAGGCCGCGTGCCGCGCCTCCTCCGGGTTTAGGGGGCCTTCTGCCCCCTCTTGGCCATTCGGCCAATTCACCCCCGAGAGTATTTTTCGCCAAGATGAAGGGGAAGGGCGGGCCGTTAAGGTTAACGCACTGGTTTAGGACGTCAGGAAACGGCGCAGGGCTGTCAGATCGTCGCGCATGATCCCATGGCCCGCGCCGGGGTAGACCCTTGTTTCCACCGTAGCGCCAAGTGTGGTGAGGGTGCGGGCCGTTTCCTCGACCCGCAGGCGCGGGATATGGGGGTCGCGGTCGTGGACCGAGAGCCAGACCTTGCCGGGGCGTTGACCGGAATAGTCAAAACTTTTGGGGCCATGGCCGTAAAGGGCCGGTTGTGGACCGCCTTCGGCATCGCCTGTCCCGACAAGAGCACCCGAAAAGGCCAAGAGCCCGGCAAGGCGGTCGCCCTGTCGGGCATAGGCTTCGGTGGCGAGGCAGGCGCCTTGCGAGAAGCCTGCAAGCCAGATGCGGTTCGGGGGGATGCCTGCGGCCGTCAGCGTGGCGATGGCCTGATCGACCTGCGCCAGCGCCGCGGTCACGAAAGGGGCCATCTGCGCGCTGGGGGCGAGGAAGCTGGTGGGCCACCAGCTGTTCCCCGCCGCCTCGGGCGCGATGGCGGCCACGTCGGGCAGCGCGGCATGGTCCATCAGCGACAGGATATCTGCCGCCGACCCGCCGCGCCCATGCAGCAGCACGATGCCCGTCGCCGCCCCTGTCGAAGGACCTGCGCGCCTCATGCCGGCACCTTCAGCGGCGGCAGGATCGACTCGATCCGATCGCGCAGGCGTTCATGCTGGGGCGGCAGCATCAAGGAAGACCCCATCGTTTCGACGGGTTCATCCACGGCAAAACCCGGCGGGTCGGTCGCGATTTCGAACAGCACGCCGCCCGGTTCGCGGAAATAGATCGCGTTGAAATATTGCCGGTCGATCACCGGCGTCGTGCGGTGGCCGAATTTCAACAGCGCGTCTTGCCAGTGATGCTGATCCTCTTGCGTCTTGGCGCGGAAGGCCACGTGATGGATCGTCCCCTTGCCGGGGCGTGGGGCGGTCTGGATATCGGCGCGCCAGATGTCGATGATATTCGCGCGATCACTGCCCGGTGCCTTCAGCCGCAGCCTTTCGCCGCCTGCGCCGCGTTCGGTTCCCACGACCTCATAGCCGAACGCCTCGGTCAGAAGGCGCGCCGTCGGATCGGGGTCGCGTTCCCAGAGTGTCACGGAATGAAAACCGTGCCGGTCGGTCGCCCCCTCTGTTTCGATCAGTTCCACGGGGGCGCCATCGGGGTCGCGCAGGGTGATGACGCGCTGGCCAAAGCGTTCGGCCGCCGCTGGGATATGGCGGTCGCCTGCCGAGAGATCGTCGATCAGGGCGTCGAACTCTCCCTTGGGGATCGCATAGGCATAGGCCGAGGCCATGCCGGGGCCGGCCCGTCCGGGGCCTGCTTCGGCAAAGGGAAAGAAGGTCAGGATCGTGCCGGGGCTGCCTGCCTTGTCACCGTAATAGAGGTGATAGGTGTCGGGCGCGTCGAAATTCACCGTCTTTTTCACCAGCCGCTGTTTCAGAAGGCCTGCGTAGAAATCCACATTCTCTTGCGGTGGGCCAGAGATGGCGGTGACGTGGTGAAGGCCGGGTATCTTGGTCATGGCATTGCCCTTTCGGGATGAATTGCGGTTGCCCCTTATATGGGGCAGGTGCGCGGTTGCGGAAAGCGGGCAGGGGCGCGCGGGACTTGTGCAATCCTGCACGGAATGCCCCCCAACCCCGTGCGGGCCTTGACTTCGTGCGCGCCAAGGGGTGTATCGGCGCGATGATCCACACAAGCCTCGTCAGGGGACATATGATGCACGCCTATCGCAGCCACACCTGCGCCGAGTTGAACAAAGCCCATGTGGGCCAGACGGTCCGCCTGTCGGGTTGGGTGCATCGCGTGCGCGACCATGGCGGCGTGTTGTTCATCGACCTGCGCGACCATTATGGGATCACGCAGGTTTTGGCCGATAGCGACAGCCCGGCCTTTGCCGCCGTGGAAAAGGTGCGGGCCGAATGGGTGATCCGCATCGATGGCCGCGTGAAGGCACGCGATGCGGCGCTGGTGAACCCCAAGATCCCCACCGGTGAGGTTGAGGTTTATGTCACCGGGCTTGAGGTGCTGGGGGCCGCCGACGAATTGCCGATGCCGGTCTTTGGTGAGGTGGATTATCCCGAAGAAACCCGCCTGACCTATCGCTTCCTCGACCTGCGGCGGGAAAAGCTGCATCGCAACATGATGCTGCGGTCGAATGTGGTGCGCAGCTTGCGCAACCGCATGTGGGATCAGGGCTTCAACGAATTTCAGACGCCGATCATCACGGCCTCGTCTCCGGAAGGGGCACGGGATTTTCTGGTGCCAAGCCGCCTGCATCCGGGCAAGTTCTATGCCCTGCCGCAGGCGCCGCAGCAGTTCAAACAGTTGATCATGGTGGCGGGCTTTGACCGCTATTTCCAGATCGCCCCCTGTTTCCGCGATGAAGACCCCCGCGCGGACCGGTCGCCCACCGATTTCTACCAGCTGGACATCGAGATGAGCTTTGTGGAGCAGGAGGATGTCTTTGCCGCCGTCCAGCCCGTGATCCAAGGCCTGTTCGAAGAATTCCGCCCCGATTGCAAGGTGCCCGCCGACTGGCCGCGCATCGCCTATAAGGACGCGCTCTTGTGGTATGGGTCTGACAAGCCAGACCTCAGGAACCCGATCAAGATGCAGGTGGTAAGCGAGCATTTCCGCGGGTCCGGTTTTGCCGTCTTTGCCAAGCTTTTGGAAAACGAAGGCACCGAAATCCGCGCCATCCCCGCGCCCACGGGCGGCAGCCGCAAGTTCTGTGACCGGATGAATGCCTATGCCCAGAAGGAAGGCCTGCCGGGGATGGGTTACATCTTCTGGCGTGAGGCCGAGGATGGGTCGGGGATGGAGGCGGCGGGGCCGCTGGCCAAGAATATCGGCCCCGAACGGACCGAGGCTGTCCGCGCGCAGCTTGGCCTTGGTCTTGGCGATGCGGCCTTCTTCCTTGGCGGCAAGCCCGAGCAGTTCGAGGCCTTTGCAGGCCGCGCGCGGAACGAAATCGGGCGCGAGTTGGGGCTGGCCGAGACGGATACCTTCCGTTTCGCCTGGATCGTCGATTTCCCGATGTATGAGAAAACCGATGACGGGAAGATCGACTTCTCGCACAATCCCTTCTCCATGCCGCAGGGCGGGATGGAGGCGCTGATGGGCGATCCGCTGACCGTTCATGCCTATCAATATGACCTTGCCTGCAACGGCTATGAGCTGATCTCGGGCGGCATCCGCAACCACAAGCCGGAGATCATGTACAAGGCCTTTGAACTGGCCGGCTACCCGAATTCCGAGGTGGACAAGCGTTTTGGCGGCATGGTGAAGGCGTTCAAATATGGGGCGCCCCCGCATGGCGGCTGCGCGATGGGGATTGACCGGGCGGTGATGCTCTTGGCTGATGAACAGAACATCCGCGAGGTCATCATGTTCCCGATGAACCAGCGCGCCGAGGACCTGCTGATGGGCGCGCCGTCGGAACCGACCAACGAGCAGCTGCGCGAGCTGCGCCTGCGCGTGGTGCCGAAGGATCAGTGATCTTTCGCCGGCGGGTGGGGTCGAACCCCACCCTTGCGCGGTGGCTAGGGCGACGCCGCCCTCGCCAAAGGGCGCATTCCCTGACAGTCTGGCAACCGTCGCTCATGAGGTTGCCGATGTCGCCCCATCCCCCGCTTTACACCGCCTCCGTGCCCGTCTTTCGGCATTACCTTGACCGGGTGGCGCGAATGGCCGAAGGCGCGGGCGCGGCGCTGGACCACCCTATCGCCGACAGCTTTCCCGCCCGCCAGCATTTCGCCACCGCCGCGGGCTTTGCCCTGCGCGTGGCCTGCCCCCTTGCCGGGCGCGAAGTGCCGGGCCTGCCCACGGCGCTGGGTCCCCGTCTGGCCGTGGCGCGCGCCACTTTGGGCGCGATGCGCCCGGATGAATTCGCAGGGGCCGAGGCGCGGGTGATCGCCCATTGCGCGGGTTTCGCCGATCTGGAACAGGATGGGGTCAGCTTCCTGCATCTGTTCGGGATGCCCAATTTCCTGTTCCACGTCACCATGGGCTATGCCAGCCTGCGCGCGGCAGGCCTGCCCTTGGGCAAGGCGGATTTCGACGGCTTCCACCACTATCCCGAAGGCTTTGCGTTCTGATCTTGCGGCCCGCCCGCATGGCGGGGCAGAGTGGCCCCGCGGGTGGGGGGCATATCATGACAGGTGACATTCTTGCAGGCTGGACACCGGCCGCTTGGCCGGATGCAGCCGCCCTCATCGGGCGCCATGTGCGGCTGGACCGGCTGGATGCTGATGCCCATGCCGCCGATCTTTTTTCCGCTTTCGCAGGGCATGATGCGCTGTGGGATTACATGCCCTATGGCCCCTTCCATTCCGCCGCCGCCTATCACCGCTGGGCGAAAGAGGCGACGGCAGGCCGCGACCCGGTCTTTTGGGCGATCACGCCGGAAGGGGCGGCCCATCCGGCGGGCGTGGCCTCTTTCCTGCGCATCACCCCTGACCATGGGACGATCGAGGTGGGGCATATCTGCCTGTCGCCGTCTTTGCAGCGTGGCCGCGCGGCGACCGAGGCGATGTTCCTGATGATGGATTGGGCCTTTTCCCATGGCTATCGCCGCTATGAATGGAAATGCAACGCGCTGAACTTGCCGTCCCGGCGCGCGGCGCAGCGGCTTGGCTTTTCCTTCGAAGGGGTGTTCCGCAACCATATGGTGATCAAGGGTAGGAACCGCGATTCCGCATGGTTTGCGGTGACGGATGGCGATTGGCCCGCCCTGCGCGAGGCCTTTGCCGCCTGGCTGTCGCCTGCGAATTTCGACGCCGCCGGACGGCAGAAGGAACGGCTGTCCGACCTGTCGCGTCTGGTGCGCGTAGCATCGGACCCCGCGCTCTAGGCCACCCTATCCGGGATAAAGCGTGACCAGCCTTTGATTGACGGCATCCCGCAAGGGCAGGGAAACGGGCGATGGCGGCAGGGGCGGTGGGGGTGTCATCTGCATGGCGGTTCTCCTTCCTTGGGGCAGAGGGCCAGCCTGCGACACAGCCCTTAAGATGCCGTAAAGCCCCCCCCCCTGCGACCCAAGCGCCCCTTGCACCCCGCGCCCCTCGCACCCATAACCCAAATCAAGCGACGCAGCGGGAGAGTGACAGATGATCGGACGCCTGAACCATGTGGCCATCGCCGTGCCGGACCTGACCGCCGCGGCCGAGCAATATCGTGGCACGCTGGGCGCCAAGGTCGGCGCAGCGCAGGACGAACCCGATCACGGGGTGACGGTGGTCTTCATCGAATTGCCCAATACGAAAATCGAACTCCTCTATCCCTTGGGCGAAAATTCCCCCATCGCGGGTTTCCTTGAAAAGAACCCCGCCGGGGGCATCCACCACATCTGCTATGAGGTGGACGATATCCTTGCCGCCCGCGACCGGCTAAAGGCCGCAGGCGCGCGCGTGCTGGGAAGCGGAGAGCCGAAGATCGGCGCGCATGGCAAGCCCGTGCTGTTCCTGCATCCCAAGGATTTCAACGGCTGCCTTGTCGAACTGGAACAGGTCTGACGCCATGAGCATCACCTCGGCCATCGTCCTTTATGCCGTCAGCTGGTTCATGGTCTTTTTCATCGTGCTGCCGATCCGCTTTGTGAGCCAAGGCGATGCCGGCAGCGTGGTCCCCGGCACGCCCGCAGGCGCACCGGCCACCCATATCGTGGCGCGCAAGGCAAAGATGACGACCTGGATCGCGGCTTTGGTCTGGCTGGCGCTGGCGGGGATCATCACCTCCGGCGTCATTTCGGTGCGCGATATCGATTGGCGCGGCGTGATGACCGACTGACGGGACCGCCGCAAACACAGCGGCGCGCTGCGCGCAGTCCTTTTGGCGTCGTCGTTGCGTGCTGCGCCTCCTCCGGGGTCCGGGGCCGTTCTGTCCCCTCTTGCGGAAATCTGAAGACAGAAACTGCATAAAAATCAGCGCGTTAACCTTAACGGCCTGCCCTTGCCCCTTCATCTTGGCAAAAAATACTCTCGGGGGTGAATTGGCCGAATGGCCAAGAGGGGGCAGAAGGCCCCCTAACCCCGGAGGAGGCGCGGCACGCGACGACGACGCCAAAAGGCTTGCGGCGCAGGCCGCTCCGCTGGATCACCGATGGTTCAGGCGGTGAAAGAGGTGGGTGAAGGTCGCCACGCCGAAGACGGGGATCAAAAGGTTGACGAGGGGGATCGACAGAGGGGCCGCCATCAGGATGCCCGCGCCCCAAATCCGCGCCCGGTTCGCGCGCCAGAGCGCCTTGGCCTCGCCCCGCCCGATTCGGCGCTGGGAAACGAGGGTGAAATATTCCCGCCCCAGAAGATAGCCGTTGAGCGACCAGAACAGGACCGGCACCAGCGGCCCCGCGAA
Encoded proteins:
- the mce gene encoding methylmalonyl-CoA epimerase, coding for MIGRLNHVAIAVPDLTAAAEQYRGTLGAKVGAAQDEPDHGVTVVFIELPNTKIELLYPLGENSPIAGFLEKNPAGGIHHICYEVDDILAARDRLKAAGARVLGSGEPKIGAHGKPVLFLHPKDFNGCLVELEQV
- a CDS encoding alpha/beta hydrolase, encoding MRRAGPSTGAATGIVLLHGRGGSAADILSLMDHAALPDVAAIAPEAAGNSWWPTSFLAPSAQMAPFVTAALAQVDQAIATLTAAGIPPNRIWLAGFSQGACLATEAYARQGDRLAGLLAFSGALVGTGDAEGGPQPALYGHGPKSFDYSGQRPGKVWLSVHDRDPHIPRLRVEETARTLTTLGATVETRVYPGAGHGIMRDDLTALRRFLTS
- a CDS encoding DUF1467 family protein produces the protein MSITSAIVLYAVSWFMVFFIVLPIRFVSQGDAGSVVPGTPAGAPATHIVARKAKMTTWIAALVWLALAGIITSGVISVRDIDWRGVMTD
- the aspS gene encoding aspartate--tRNA ligase, producing the protein MHAYRSHTCAELNKAHVGQTVRLSGWVHRVRDHGGVLFIDLRDHYGITQVLADSDSPAFAAVEKVRAEWVIRIDGRVKARDAALVNPKIPTGEVEVYVTGLEVLGAADELPMPVFGEVDYPEETRLTYRFLDLRREKLHRNMMLRSNVVRSLRNRMWDQGFNEFQTPIITASSPEGARDFLVPSRLHPGKFYALPQAPQQFKQLIMVAGFDRYFQIAPCFRDEDPRADRSPTDFYQLDIEMSFVEQEDVFAAVQPVIQGLFEEFRPDCKVPADWPRIAYKDALLWYGSDKPDLRNPIKMQVVSEHFRGSGFAVFAKLLENEGTEIRAIPAPTGGSRKFCDRMNAYAQKEGLPGMGYIFWREAEDGSGMEAAGPLAKNIGPERTEAVRAQLGLGLGDAAFFLGGKPEQFEAFAGRARNEIGRELGLAETDTFRFAWIVDFPMYEKTDDGKIDFSHNPFSMPQGGMEALMGDPLTVHAYQYDLACNGYELISGGIRNHKPEIMYKAFELAGYPNSEVDKRFGGMVKAFKYGAPPHGGCAMGIDRAVMLLADEQNIREVIMFPMNQRAEDLLMGAPSEPTNEQLRELRLRVVPKDQ
- a CDS encoding DUF1993 family protein — its product is MSPHPPLYTASVPVFRHYLDRVARMAEGAGAALDHPIADSFPARQHFATAAGFALRVACPLAGREVPGLPTALGPRLAVARATLGAMRPDEFAGAEARVIAHCAGFADLEQDGVSFLHLFGMPNFLFHVTMGYASLRAAGLPLGKADFDGFHHYPEGFAF
- a CDS encoding GNAT family N-acetyltransferase → MTGDILAGWTPAAWPDAAALIGRHVRLDRLDADAHAADLFSAFAGHDALWDYMPYGPFHSAAAYHRWAKEATAGRDPVFWAITPEGAAHPAGVASFLRITPDHGTIEVGHICLSPSLQRGRAATEAMFLMMDWAFSHGYRRYEWKCNALNLPSRRAAQRLGFSFEGVFRNHMVIKGRNRDSAWFAVTDGDWPALREAFAAWLSPANFDAAGRQKERLSDLSRLVRVASDPAL
- a CDS encoding aminotransferase class IV family protein, giving the protein MESPLRGAAGDVRLIETLLWDGARFPRLPLHLARLAAGAGELGFACDRGAVVAALRDAVEEQRSMRVRLTLGWRGDVEVTVADLPPAKAEWRVGLASERLSSSDPWLRVKTTQRAAYDAARARLTAGLDEVVFLNERGEVCDGTITTVFFDRGQGMRTPPLSSGLLPGVLRAEMAVPEEMLMADDLPRVRLWVGNALRGLIPAVWVGT
- a CDS encoding ring-cleaving dioxygenase, translating into MTKIPGLHHVTAISGPPQENVDFYAGLLKQRLVKKTVNFDAPDTYHLYYGDKAGSPGTILTFFPFAEAGPGRAGPGMASAYAYAIPKGEFDALIDDLSAGDRHIPAAAERFGQRVITLRDPDGAPVELIETEGATDRHGFHSVTLWERDPDPTARLLTEAFGYEVVGTERGAGGERLRLKAPGSDRANIIDIWRADIQTAPRPGKGTIHHVAFRAKTQEDQHHWQDALLKFGHRTTPVIDRQYFNAIYFREPGGVLFEIATDPPGFAVDEPVETMGSSLMLPPQHERLRDRIESILPPLKVPA